A single genomic interval of Candidatus Eisenbacteria bacterium harbors:
- a CDS encoding C39 family peptidase — MRQSPGRVVDRSRKVLSFPFWQLLLPVGIAAAFLASSPSCLFGAEILDKERSLAASRDFLDRVVSSGRQDLVDLQSIQNSVLDDSYLVHHPVTKIPVYSVVPVRSHHGSLLALVAVDAESGRWLWATFSPPSADFPGVTQSRARERALEKARALGAQSPRSDGLLIEGCDKHLYWSFESPDGSRWLIDADREEAPVLSSFDFSAERAVTPSDPEREGFVSDGRMAREKTPAEKPRLHKQAVLPQAYNIAGVPYHYQITDWFCGPAALQMIMDYWGEEIPQNPISDVANDVVNVGCYSSDMDRAAHFSGMSTAIQDPNLRGYPERLLGYACTDYSWGDDPGSYDDLKTLVSQNDPVFVCTWYSTAHTAGHFRVVKGYDDNLDVFIIHDPWYSGSVSGPNWLVDQSVFVEDLWRTWSWCWAMVAGPWTLRPSSPSVADEGDTLTVNLTVRYPGREPLDGMDLCTGCAATIRLPEGLVLASGTPTQSLPNLASGDSATVYWSVVAVSSGDHDIGFRARGVMTGSSYSYSTFTDSIGGRGHSVVSVGPVRLAGWENETRLTNNPASSGTCPPGGRAMAIDLEGTTHVVWADTRDGNSEIYYRSRQGLEWEEETRLTYDGAFSDAPAVAVDEDGRLHVAWVDTRDGNQEIYYKSMGPEGWSEDERVTNYYMDDCAPVIAAGGGEVYVAWERQAAGNTSFVVYFSFLDDTGWSSPTAPDNSALKESYRPSLAWGTDGLLHLVYERESASLETERIRYRSWNGISWSSAVVLSSDISFSRNPVVAAGPGGTVHVVWQDGENLGGDIFYARYDGSAWQAAEELITGLEEAASPSVAVSGSGVVCVAWEDYRYGEPEVYLVHSEDRGWSDPLRMSAAPGSSRLPTVAAGVADYVSVVWTDLRDSNSEIYYRAKGVSTSVATRPEIPTTGGSFFLSTPHPAPFVSETRFAVSIPWSTDLILEVFNLAGRRVRTLASGEYGPGIHEWSWDGRSSSGEKSAPGVYFVSCSTPVSRDVKRVLLVR, encoded by the coding sequence ATGAGACAGAGCCCGGGCAGAGTCGTTGACCGCTCGCGAAAGGTCCTTTCGTTTCCCTTTTGGCAACTGCTGCTCCCCGTTGGGATCGCGGCGGCGTTCCTTGCGAGTTCTCCCTCGTGTCTCTTCGGAGCGGAGATCCTCGACAAGGAACGGAGCCTGGCCGCCTCGCGGGACTTCCTCGACCGAGTGGTCTCTTCCGGCCGCCAAGACCTAGTAGATCTCCAGAGTATCCAGAACTCGGTCTTGGACGACTCGTACCTGGTCCATCATCCCGTGACGAAGATCCCGGTCTACTCGGTGGTCCCGGTTCGTTCTCACCACGGGTCTCTTCTCGCGCTCGTCGCCGTCGATGCCGAGAGCGGGCGGTGGCTCTGGGCGACTTTCTCGCCTCCGTCCGCCGACTTCCCGGGCGTTACGCAAAGCCGGGCGCGGGAGAGGGCCTTGGAGAAAGCGCGCGCCTTGGGAGCGCAGAGCCCTCGGAGCGACGGCCTCTTGATCGAGGGATGCGACAAACACCTCTATTGGTCGTTTGAATCGCCCGACGGAAGCCGATGGCTCATCGACGCCGACCGCGAGGAGGCGCCCGTTCTTTCGTCCTTCGATTTCTCGGCGGAGCGGGCGGTCACGCCGAGTGATCCGGAGCGCGAGGGGTTCGTCTCCGACGGAAGGATGGCCCGCGAGAAAACCCCGGCGGAAAAACCTCGCCTTCACAAGCAAGCCGTTCTTCCCCAGGCATACAACATCGCCGGCGTTCCCTATCATTATCAGATCACCGACTGGTTTTGCGGCCCTGCGGCTCTTCAGATGATCATGGACTATTGGGGCGAGGAGATTCCGCAGAACCCCATCAGCGATGTGGCGAACGATGTCGTCAACGTGGGGTGCTATTCGAGCGACATGGATCGGGCGGCTCACTTCAGCGGCATGAGCACGGCGATACAAGACCCGAACCTTCGTGGCTATCCGGAGCGGCTCCTCGGCTATGCGTGCACAGATTACTCTTGGGGTGACGATCCCGGCTCCTACGACGATCTGAAAACCCTTGTTTCCCAGAACGACCCAGTCTTCGTCTGCACATGGTACAGCACGGCTCATACCGCCGGTCACTTCCGCGTGGTGAAAGGGTATGACGATAATCTGGATGTCTTTATTATCCACGACCCATGGTATTCCGGGTCGGTGTCAGGCCCCAACTGGCTGGTGGATCAGTCCGTCTTCGTGGAGGATCTCTGGAGGACCTGGAGCTGGTGCTGGGCGATGGTCGCGGGCCCTTGGACGCTGCGGCCGAGCTCGCCCTCGGTTGCCGACGAAGGCGACACCCTCACCGTCAACCTGACCGTCCGATATCCGGGTCGCGAACCGCTGGACGGTATGGATCTCTGCACCGGTTGCGCGGCGACAATCCGTCTCCCGGAAGGACTCGTTCTGGCGAGCGGCACTCCGACGCAGTCCCTTCCCAACCTGGCATCAGGCGACAGCGCGACGGTCTATTGGTCTGTTGTCGCCGTGTCCTCCGGAGATCATGACATCGGCTTTCGAGCTCGGGGTGTCATGACGGGTTCCTCCTATTCCTACTCGACCTTCACGGACAGCATCGGTGGGCGAGGGCATTCGGTCGTGAGCGTCGGTCCGGTTCGCCTTGCGGGCTGGGAGAACGAGACGAGGCTCACGAACAATCCCGCCAGCTCAGGAACCTGTCCTCCCGGCGGGCGCGCGATGGCGATCGACCTCGAGGGGACCACCCACGTGGTCTGGGCGGACACGCGGGACGGTAATAGCGAGATCTACTACCGGTCGCGTCAGGGCCTTGAGTGGGAAGAAGAGACAAGGCTGACCTACGACGGCGCGTTCTCTGATGCTCCCGCCGTTGCGGTGGATGAGGATGGTCGGCTTCACGTGGCTTGGGTGGACACGCGGGACGGAAATCAGGAGATCTACTACAAGAGCATGGGGCCGGAAGGGTGGTCGGAAGACGAGAGAGTCACGAATTACTATATGGACGATTGTGCGCCCGTGATCGCAGCCGGAGGCGGAGAGGTCTATGTCGCGTGGGAGCGTCAGGCGGCCGGCAACACGAGCTTCGTCGTGTATTTCTCGTTCCTGGATGACACGGGATGGTCCAGCCCGACGGCACCGGACAACTCCGCACTGAAGGAATCGTACCGCCCCTCCCTCGCGTGGGGAACGGACGGTCTTCTTCATCTGGTGTATGAGCGCGAGTCGGCATCCCTCGAAACGGAGAGAATCCGCTACAGAAGCTGGAACGGGATATCGTGGTCGAGTGCTGTTGTTCTTTCATCGGATATTTCCTTCTCGAGGAATCCGGTCGTCGCGGCGGGCCCTGGAGGAACGGTTCATGTCGTGTGGCAGGACGGGGAGAATCTGGGCGGTGACATCTTCTACGCACGCTATGACGGATCCGCTTGGCAAGCGGCGGAGGAGTTGATCACGGGTCTAGAAGAAGCCGCCTCGCCCTCGGTTGCCGTCAGCGGGTCGGGTGTCGTTTGCGTAGCATGGGAGGACTACCGCTACGGAGAGCCCGAGGTCTATCTGGTTCATTCGGAAGACCGAGGCTGGAGCGATCCGTTGCGCATGAGTGCTGCCCCGGGGAGTTCCCGGCTGCCGACGGTGGCGGCCGGTGTCGCCGACTACGTCTCGGTCGTTTGGACCGACCTGCGGGACTCGAACAGTGAGATCTACTACCGAGCCAAAGGCGTGTCGACGTCGGTCGCGACTCGGCCCGAGATCCCCACGACCGGCGGCTCGTTCTTCCTCTCCACTCCACACCCTGCGCCCTTCGTTTCGGAGACCCGGTTCGCTGTCTCCATACCTTGGTCCACGGATCTCATCCTTGAAGTGTTTAACTTGGCGGGCCGTCGTGTTCGAACATTGGCGAGCGGAGAGTATGGTCCAGGCATCCATGAGTGGTCATGGGACGGACGGAGTTCCTCGGGGGAGAAGTCGGCGCCCGGTGTCTACTTCGTCTCCTGTAGCACTCCCGTCAGCCGTGACGTGAAGCGGGTGTTGCTTGTGCGATAG
- a CDS encoding FMN-binding glutamate synthase family protein, with protein sequence MQSKTLSRINSSAATLTKNRTEESITPSSGMCVTCVDGCIGMCEIGKSAYRGHEVIYPQPFGVITTAAEKFYPVDYSHFNIMGTAVGAHGIEADSDKAIFPNVSLEVVFGHDRGIKFRYPWIIPGIGSTDVAKNNWDGLAIGSAIAGTGLTIGENVAGMDPESVIKNGRVVDTVDLKRRVRLYQDHQRDGYGAIIVQANVEDTRLGAQEYAIRELGVQIVELKWGQGAKNIGGEVKIRNLKKAQMLHERGYVVLPNPTDPLVIKAFERGSFKEFERHSRVGMVEEESFGKRVEELRKAGAKYIFLKTGAYRPADLARAIKFASKFKLDLLTVDAAGGGTGMSPWRMMNEWGIPPVELHSLLYQYASKLAAKKEHLPALAVASGFTFEDAIFKGLALGAPFVKLVGMARSPIAAVMVGKTLGRAIEENQVPVYVERFGNTKDEIFVTAADLRKELGDDEFEKLPTGAIGLYTYYERLAQGLRQIMCGARKFSLEHISRDDLVALTPEAARVSGLEYVMDADGEEVEKILKS encoded by the coding sequence ATGCAATCGAAGACACTCTCTAGGATCAACTCGTCCGCCGCGACGCTGACGAAGAACAGGACGGAGGAGTCGATCACTCCCTCCTCGGGCATGTGCGTGACCTGCGTGGACGGGTGCATCGGGATGTGCGAGATCGGCAAGTCCGCGTACCGGGGGCATGAGGTGATCTACCCGCAGCCCTTCGGCGTCATCACGACGGCGGCCGAGAAGTTCTATCCGGTCGATTATTCGCACTTCAACATTATGGGGACCGCGGTGGGCGCCCACGGGATCGAGGCGGACAGCGACAAGGCGATCTTCCCGAACGTCAGCCTCGAGGTGGTCTTCGGGCACGACCGGGGGATCAAGTTCCGCTATCCGTGGATCATCCCGGGGATCGGCTCCACCGACGTGGCGAAGAACAACTGGGACGGGTTGGCGATCGGTTCGGCGATCGCCGGAACGGGCCTTACCATCGGTGAGAACGTCGCCGGGATGGATCCCGAGTCGGTGATCAAGAACGGACGGGTCGTCGACACGGTGGATCTCAAACGGCGTGTGCGCCTCTACCAGGATCACCAGCGCGACGGCTACGGCGCCATCATCGTGCAGGCGAACGTGGAGGACACGCGTCTCGGCGCGCAGGAATACGCGATTCGGGAGCTCGGTGTCCAGATCGTGGAGCTCAAGTGGGGGCAGGGGGCGAAGAACATCGGTGGAGAGGTCAAGATCCGCAATCTCAAGAAGGCGCAGATGCTTCACGAGCGCGGCTACGTCGTCCTTCCGAACCCGACCGATCCCCTCGTCATCAAGGCGTTCGAGCGCGGATCGTTCAAGGAGTTCGAGCGGCATTCCCGAGTCGGCATGGTCGAGGAGGAATCGTTCGGGAAGCGAGTCGAGGAGCTCCGCAAGGCCGGCGCCAAGTACATCTTCCTGAAGACCGGCGCGTATCGTCCGGCCGATCTCGCGCGGGCGATCAAGTTCGCCTCCAAGTTCAAGCTGGATCTCCTCACGGTCGACGCGGCCGGAGGCGGAACCGGGATGAGCCCGTGGCGCATGATGAACGAATGGGGCATTCCCCCCGTCGAGCTGCACTCGCTTCTCTACCAGTACGCCTCGAAGCTCGCCGCCAAGAAGGAACACCTTCCCGCTCTCGCGGTGGCCAGCGGGTTCACGTTCGAGGACGCCATCTTCAAGGGCCTGGCCCTCGGCGCGCCGTTCGTGAAGCTCGTCGGGATGGCGCGCTCGCCGATCGCCGCGGTCATGGTGGGGAAGACGTTGGGACGGGCGATCGAGGAGAACCAGGTCCCCGTCTACGTCGAGCGCTTCGGCAACACGAAGGACGAGATCTTCGTTACGGCGGCCGATCTCCGAAAGGAACTCGGAGACGACGAGTTCGAGAAGCTGCCGACCGGAGCGATCGGGCTCTACACGTACTACGAGCGGCTCGCGCAGGGGCTCCGGCAGATCATGTGCGGCGCGCGGAAGTTCTCCCTGGAGCACATCTCGAGGGACGATCTCGTGGCGCTCACGCCGGAGGCGGCAAGGGTGAGCGGGCTCGAGTACGTGATGGACGCGGATGGGGAGGAGGTCGAGAAGATCTTGAAGAGCTGA
- a CDS encoding T9SS type A sorting domain-containing protein produces MKRAHAILASLLATALAVGSVFAEGFGTPTLDGVVDAVYGSPEASDPAGDHWNNLKAMDMLNLYVCNDNNFWYFLFTVNENLSTTNWGKYLLYIDVTNDANGATSDAWARKTKAADPHKIEYSLNTWVNAAPYGPEDTQFWVWNQGTASWSMSGGADGAALSAGAVSGIEYKLARSRIGDPSTIWVEVWSTGEVGNPPAQDTSNDPADDWNAANWDDTATVLVSTMVTRQSGGDTTPPRLEDAYIIESNRDTLIAVFSEPLDPTSAQTPANYTVTGVTVNGAKLHGDSSQVLLTLSADMGLGSCLTLEAVNVKDRALNTIVDNNTTNVHKFYLTQLLVRANMNVYLRTNSAAPDPDTVAIEGSISPLTWDPTCDDLLADPEGDSIYVGRFVFMHTCTDGVTDTVTLEYKFTHQCATWESIGNHVYTLDGTYAIDTLDIWWDNLAPVDFTDKNIDVVFFVKHWNIQWDSDVDSIGVNGSQAPLNWDVPPANRLKDDGVLPDSTADDGVFSTRLTFPTGTLKNVDFKFLWKQLPDTLFNYECFEQSNRNVYLNDTLFSTTNPIVMDVFVWDYCSIVQGIGGGYVPAAGKAELLANVPNPFNPNTAIEFTLPADAFVDLSVYDVSGRLVRGLLLGELAAGSYVGDRAVPWDGTDDSGAAVRSGVYFYRLKADGREMTRKMVLVR; encoded by the coding sequence ATGAAGCGTGCGCATGCGATCCTCGCCTCTCTCCTCGCGACGGCCCTCGCGGTCGGAAGCGTCTTCGCGGAAGGCTTCGGAACCCCGACGCTGGACGGCGTCGTGGACGCGGTCTATGGAAGTCCCGAAGCGTCCGACCCGGCGGGGGACCACTGGAACAACCTCAAAGCGATGGACATGCTGAACCTATATGTCTGCAACGACAACAACTTCTGGTACTTCCTCTTCACGGTCAACGAGAACCTGAGCACGACCAACTGGGGCAAGTACCTTCTCTACATCGATGTCACCAACGACGCGAACGGCGCGACATCGGACGCGTGGGCGCGCAAGACCAAGGCCGCCGACCCCCACAAGATCGAGTACAGCTTGAACACGTGGGTCAACGCGGCCCCCTACGGCCCTGAAGACACGCAGTTCTGGGTCTGGAATCAGGGGACGGCGTCCTGGTCGATGTCGGGAGGCGCCGACGGGGCGGCTCTTTCCGCCGGCGCGGTCTCCGGAATCGAGTACAAGCTCGCCCGCTCGCGAATCGGCGATCCCTCGACGATCTGGGTCGAGGTTTGGTCGACCGGCGAGGTCGGGAACCCGCCCGCGCAGGACACGTCGAACGATCCGGCGGACGACTGGAACGCCGCGAACTGGGATGACACGGCGACCGTTCTCGTCTCGACGATGGTGACGCGGCAAAGCGGCGGAGACACCACGCCGCCGAGGTTGGAGGACGCGTACATCATCGAGAGCAACCGGGACACGCTGATCGCGGTCTTCAGCGAACCGCTCGATCCGACGAGCGCGCAGACTCCCGCCAACTACACGGTCACCGGCGTGACCGTGAATGGCGCGAAGCTCCACGGGGACAGCTCCCAAGTGCTTCTCACGCTGAGCGCGGACATGGGTCTCGGATCGTGTCTCACCCTCGAGGCGGTGAACGTCAAGGACCGCGCGTTGAACACAATCGTCGACAACAACACCACCAACGTCCACAAGTTTTACCTAACCCAGCTCCTCGTCCGGGCGAACATGAACGTCTATCTGCGGACGAACTCCGCCGCGCCGGATCCCGACACGGTGGCGATCGAGGGGAGCATTTCACCGCTTACGTGGGACCCGACCTGCGACGACCTTCTCGCCGATCCGGAAGGAGATTCGATCTACGTCGGCCGGTTCGTCTTCATGCACACGTGCACGGACGGCGTCACGGACACGGTCACACTCGAGTACAAGTTCACGCACCAGTGCGCGACGTGGGAGAGCATCGGGAACCACGTCTACACGCTGGACGGGACGTACGCGATCGATACGCTCGACATCTGGTGGGACAACCTCGCGCCCGTCGACTTCACGGACAAGAACATCGACGTCGTCTTCTTCGTCAAACACTGGAACATCCAGTGGGATTCCGACGTCGATTCGATCGGCGTCAACGGAAGCCAGGCGCCTCTGAATTGGGATGTTCCGCCGGCGAACCGCCTTAAGGACGACGGCGTTCTTCCCGACTCGACCGCGGACGACGGGGTCTTCTCCACTCGACTCACGTTCCCGACCGGCACCCTGAAGAACGTGGACTTCAAGTTCCTCTGGAAGCAGCTTCCGGACACGCTCTTCAACTACGAGTGCTTCGAGCAGTCGAACCGCAATGTCTACCTGAACGACACGCTCTTCTCGACGACGAACCCGATCGTGATGGACGTCTTCGTGTGGGACTACTGCAGCATCGTGCAGGGAATCGGCGGCGGTTACGTCCCCGCGGCCGGAAAAGCGGAGCTGCTCGCCAACGTCCCGAACCCGTTCAACCCGAACACGGCGATCGAGTTCACGCTCCCCGCAGACGCGTTCGTCGATCTTTCGGTCTACGATGTGAGCGGGCGCCTCGTTCGCGGTCTTCTCCTGGGCGAGCTCGCCGCCGGTTCGTACGTCGGCGACCGAGCGGTCCCGTGGGACGGAACCGACGACTCCGGGGCGGCGGTCCGAAGCGGCGTCTACTTCTATCGCCTCAAGGCGGACGGCCGCGAGATGACCCGAAAGATGGTCCTCGTGCGGTAG
- a CDS encoding FAD-dependent oxidoreductase — translation MPRLASIDELKRLREILRHDADEKKPRVVVCAGTACQASGSNGIIRVAKRAIMSRGIQDKIALSITGCHGFCEMGPFVLVEPSDVFYSQVRLEDVPRIIDAALAGERIDDLVYHDPQSGQKYFRREDIPFFKHQQRSLLGIGQKVDPIRINNYIREEGYAALEKVLASGSPQWVVEEVKKSGLRGRGGGGFPTGRKWELLAAEPAGGGKYLVCNADEGDPGAYMDRSILEGNPHSIIEGMIIGAYGTGATKGIVYVRNEYPLAIKHLVIALRQAREYGLLGKEILGAAFSFDIDIVKGAGAFVCGEETALIRSIEGKIGEPRQRPPFPVQRGIDGRPTAINNVETWANIPLILRRGADEFAKIGTKGNSGTKIFSLVGKIKNTGLVEVPMGTTIRTIVYEIGGGPSGRAKIKAVQTGGPSGGCIPADKFDLPIDYDSLADAGTIMGSGGMIVMDENTCMVDVAKYFMSFLKDESCGKCFTCRKGTQRMHEILEDIASGKGTLEHLDLLEELAHVVKDTTMCGLGQTAPNPVLSTLRYFREEYLRHVVDKKCDAFVCRPLVGAPCQAACPLGTEAWRYVAHIGRGEYEEAYRAIRETNPFPSVCARVCHHPCEERCVAGATGGDAVAIRALKRFITDRTDPSICRPAPAAWEKGEPPRVAIVGSGPAGITAAHYLSLRGYKVTVYEAEDRPGGMLYCAIPPYRLPREVIEKEIHALLNENIRIECGVALGRDIDVDGLIKDGYSAVLLAIGAHRSVPLRLEGENVAGVYPSIEFLKAFNLHGAKPAKGRVGVIGGGNSAVDAARTALRLDGVDSVTILYRRTRDEMPAFAEEIEAAEQEGIAIQTLVTPCRVLSESGRLTGVECVRNELGEVDSSGRRRPVPLPGTEHTIALDTLVVAIGEDSGADTISPALSSGVEITKRNTVRVDSKTLLTNRSGVFAAGDLVTGPNTVVEAIAAGKKAAVMIDRYVRGADLLEPALPVLPSIYIEPATPAGEDAEEGGRTETPRAAAEWRKRNFAEVEVSLSAEEARREACRCLRCDLEFTRPKEEEESVSEARRQYA, via the coding sequence ATGCCGAGATTGGCCTCGATCGATGAGCTCAAGAGACTGCGCGAAATCCTCCGCCACGACGCGGATGAGAAGAAGCCTCGCGTGGTCGTGTGCGCCGGGACCGCGTGCCAGGCGAGCGGCTCGAACGGCATCATACGGGTGGCCAAACGCGCCATCATGTCGCGGGGGATCCAAGACAAGATCGCTCTGTCGATCACGGGGTGCCACGGCTTCTGCGAGATGGGTCCGTTCGTGCTCGTGGAACCATCCGATGTGTTCTACTCGCAGGTCCGATTGGAGGATGTCCCGCGGATCATCGATGCCGCCCTTGCGGGGGAGCGCATTGATGACCTGGTCTACCACGATCCCCAATCGGGCCAGAAGTACTTCCGTCGGGAGGACATTCCGTTCTTCAAGCATCAGCAACGGAGTCTTCTGGGGATCGGGCAGAAGGTCGATCCGATTCGAATCAACAACTACATCAGGGAGGAAGGATACGCCGCTCTCGAGAAGGTGCTGGCGAGCGGGAGCCCGCAGTGGGTGGTGGAGGAAGTCAAGAAGTCGGGGCTCCGCGGGCGAGGGGGCGGCGGGTTTCCCACGGGGAGAAAATGGGAGCTGCTCGCGGCAGAGCCGGCCGGCGGCGGCAAGTACCTCGTGTGCAACGCCGACGAGGGGGATCCGGGCGCCTACATGGACCGGAGCATCCTCGAGGGGAATCCCCACAGCATCATCGAGGGGATGATCATCGGGGCCTACGGAACGGGGGCCACGAAGGGGATCGTCTATGTGCGAAACGAATACCCGCTCGCGATCAAGCATCTGGTCATCGCACTCCGGCAAGCCCGCGAATACGGGCTCTTGGGCAAGGAGATCCTGGGCGCGGCGTTCTCGTTCGACATCGACATCGTCAAGGGAGCGGGCGCATTCGTGTGCGGAGAAGAAACCGCGCTGATCCGATCGATCGAGGGAAAGATCGGCGAGCCCCGCCAGCGGCCGCCGTTCCCTGTTCAGAGAGGCATCGACGGGAGGCCGACCGCGATCAACAACGTCGAGACCTGGGCGAACATCCCCCTCATCCTCAGGCGCGGGGCCGATGAGTTCGCGAAGATCGGCACCAAAGGCAATTCCGGAACGAAGATCTTCAGCCTCGTCGGAAAGATCAAGAACACGGGTCTCGTGGAAGTCCCGATGGGAACCACGATCCGGACGATCGTCTACGAGATCGGAGGGGGACCTTCCGGCAGGGCGAAGATCAAGGCCGTTCAGACGGGAGGACCGTCGGGCGGTTGCATTCCCGCGGACAAGTTCGACCTCCCCATCGACTACGACAGCCTGGCGGATGCGGGGACCATCATGGGATCCGGCGGGATGATCGTCATGGACGAGAACACGTGCATGGTCGATGTGGCGAAGTACTTCATGAGCTTCCTGAAGGATGAATCGTGCGGGAAGTGCTTCACGTGCCGCAAGGGGACGCAGCGGATGCACGAGATTCTCGAGGACATCGCCTCGGGAAAGGGAACGCTCGAACACCTCGACCTTCTGGAGGAGTTGGCGCACGTGGTGAAGGACACCACGATGTGCGGGCTCGGACAGACGGCGCCGAACCCGGTGCTCAGCACGCTCCGGTACTTCCGCGAGGAATACCTGCGGCATGTCGTCGACAAAAAGTGCGACGCGTTCGTCTGCCGGCCGCTCGTCGGGGCTCCTTGCCAGGCCGCGTGTCCTCTCGGGACGGAGGCTTGGCGCTATGTCGCGCACATCGGCCGCGGCGAGTACGAGGAAGCCTACCGCGCGATCCGGGAAACGAACCCGTTCCCTTCGGTCTGCGCGCGAGTTTGCCACCATCCGTGCGAGGAACGGTGCGTGGCGGGCGCGACCGGGGGGGATGCGGTGGCGATCCGCGCCCTGAAGCGCTTCATCACCGATCGCACCGACCCTTCGATCTGCAGGCCGGCTCCGGCGGCTTGGGAGAAGGGCGAACCGCCCCGCGTCGCCATCGTCGGCTCCGGTCCCGCCGGGATCACCGCCGCCCACTATCTCTCTCTCCGAGGCTACAAGGTCACCGTGTACGAGGCGGAAGACAGGCCGGGCGGCATGCTCTACTGCGCGATCCCGCCCTACCGCCTGCCGAGGGAGGTCATCGAGAAGGAGATCCACGCGCTCCTCAATGAGAACATCCGCATCGAGTGCGGGGTCGCTCTCGGGCGCGACATCGACGTGGACGGGCTGATCAAGGACGGCTACAGTGCCGTGCTTCTCGCGATCGGCGCGCACAGGAGCGTTCCCCTTCGACTGGAAGGCGAGAACGTCGCGGGCGTCTATCCGTCGATCGAGTTCTTGAAGGCCTTCAACCTGCACGGGGCGAAGCCGGCGAAGGGCCGCGTCGGCGTGATCGGCGGAGGGAACTCCGCAGTGGACGCCGCCCGAACGGCGCTCCGATTGGACGGCGTCGACAGCGTCACGATTCTCTACCGGCGAACGCGAGACGAGATGCCCGCGTTCGCGGAGGAGATCGAGGCGGCTGAGCAAGAAGGAATCGCGATCCAGACGCTCGTCACGCCTTGTCGGGTGCTTTCGGAAAGCGGCCGGCTCACGGGCGTCGAGTGCGTTCGAAACGAGCTCGGGGAAGTCGACTCGAGCGGGAGGCGGCGCCCGGTTCCTCTTCCAGGAACCGAGCACACGATCGCTTTGGATACCCTAGTCGTCGCCATCGGCGAGGACTCGGGTGCCGACACGATCTCCCCCGCTCTTTCGAGCGGAGTGGAGATCACCAAGAGGAACACGGTGCGCGTCGATTCGAAAACGCTCCTCACCAACCGGTCCGGCGTCTTCGCTGCGGGCGATCTCGTGACCGGACCGAACACCGTGGTGGAGGCCATCGCCGCGGGGAAGAAGGCGGCGGTCATGATCGATCGCTATGTTCGGGGCGCGGACCTTCTCGAGCCCGCGCTGCCGGTCCTTCCGAGCATCTACATCGAGCCGGCAACTCCCGCCGGAGAGGACGCGGAGGAGGGCGGACGGACGGAGACGCCTCGCGCGGCCGCGGAATGGCGGAAGAGAAACTTCGCCGAGGTGGAGGTGTCGCTCTCCGCGGAGGAAGCGCGCCGCGAGGCGTGTCGGTGTCTTCGCTGCGACCTCGAGTTCACTCGGCCGAAGGAGGAGGAGGAATCGGTGTCCGAAGCCAGGAGGCAATACGCGTGA
- a CDS encoding (2Fe-2S)-binding protein, whose translation MITLNINGLSVSVEKGTTLLEVSRFYGFPIPTLCHMEGLSPYGACRLCVVEIGEGPRAKLVTSCTYLAEEGLKVRTSSARVLRARKIILELLLASCPQSKVIQDLASAHNIRRQRFRQEHEDCILCGLCVRMCQEQMVAGAIGFRGRGEGRTIGTPFDIRSEVCRLCGGCIYVCPACQLRCTYTDPDKAICGGCANLSPPCIDKGPFDDMMCYMEPCVACEITAASKKPETGREKERKGAGDAIEDTL comes from the coding sequence GTGATCACGCTGAACATCAACGGCTTGTCGGTATCGGTGGAGAAGGGCACGACCCTCCTGGAGGTTTCCCGTTTCTACGGCTTTCCGATACCGACCTTGTGCCACATGGAGGGGCTTTCGCCGTACGGAGCGTGCCGGCTTTGCGTGGTCGAGATCGGCGAGGGTCCGAGAGCGAAGCTGGTTACCTCCTGTACCTACCTGGCCGAGGAGGGGCTGAAGGTGAGAACGTCGTCGGCCCGCGTCTTGCGGGCCCGAAAGATCATCCTCGAGCTTCTCTTGGCCTCTTGTCCGCAGTCGAAGGTCATCCAAGATCTGGCTTCCGCGCACAACATCCGCCGGCAGCGTTTCCGGCAGGAACATGAGGACTGCATCCTGTGCGGGCTGTGCGTGCGGATGTGCCAGGAACAAATGGTGGCGGGAGCGATCGGTTTCCGCGGCCGCGGCGAAGGCCGCACCATCGGAACGCCGTTCGACATTCGATCCGAGGTTTGCCGGCTGTGCGGGGGATGCATCTACGTCTGCCCGGCCTGCCAGCTCCGCTGCACGTATACCGATCCGGACAAGGCGATCTGCGGCGGGTGCGCGAACTTGAGTCCTCCCTGTATCGATAAAGGGCCTTTCGATGACATGATGTGCTACATGGAACCTTGCGTTGCCTGCGAAATCACCGCGGCGTCCAAGAAACCGGAAACCGGCCGAGAGAAGGAAAGAAAGGGAGCAGGAGATGCAATCGAAGACACTCTCTAG